A genome region from Sphaerisporangium krabiense includes the following:
- a CDS encoding tetratricopeptide repeat protein, translated as MEHAPIPELAADITPDELDKEIRDELRSLPNDLADKIASHLVAAERALGDDDPALAYEHAKVARRFAARIGVVREAVGLAAYRAGQYAEALSDLRAARRLTGSDAFLPIMADCERGLGRPERALDLVRSPEAERLDRGGRIELAIVESGARRDLGQHDAAVITLQRLPELRVQEPHPWSARLTFAYADALAQAGHIEAATDWFERAMTFDEDGETDAAERYAELTGAVIEDVEELDDEDLDELDFADFGDLGQATDEGERDAAAPADVLDAAEDVEVEEDLGDDVEEPKALGEDASGVTPAPGGEAADAGPGRADEASATAERDAGEGAPEAGSPSGPSVVGDVLSPEPAGSSEDDAPGASGDKAGDVPGGRTAGAAGSSPVVRTETKISGLEPGMAPAFIEPDFGDVDPGDPEDALDDRDIPAADEQGKRKA; from the coding sequence GTGGAGCACGCGCCGATCCCCGAGCTGGCCGCGGACATCACTCCCGACGAGCTGGACAAGGAGATCCGCGACGAGCTGCGTTCGCTGCCGAACGACCTCGCGGACAAGATCGCGAGCCATCTGGTCGCCGCCGAGCGGGCGCTGGGCGATGACGATCCGGCGCTGGCCTACGAGCACGCGAAGGTGGCACGCAGGTTCGCGGCGCGGATCGGCGTCGTCCGTGAGGCCGTGGGGCTGGCCGCCTACCGTGCCGGGCAGTACGCGGAGGCTCTCAGCGATCTGCGGGCGGCGCGGCGCCTGACCGGCTCGGACGCCTTCCTGCCGATCATGGCGGACTGCGAGCGCGGCCTCGGCAGGCCGGAGCGCGCGCTCGACCTGGTCCGCTCCCCTGAGGCCGAGCGCCTCGACCGGGGGGGACGCATCGAACTGGCCATCGTCGAATCCGGGGCACGGCGGGATCTCGGGCAGCACGACGCCGCCGTGATCACGTTGCAGCGACTGCCCGAGCTGCGCGTGCAGGAGCCCCATCCGTGGTCGGCTCGCCTGACGTTCGCGTACGCGGACGCTCTCGCCCAAGCCGGTCACATCGAGGCGGCGACCGACTGGTTCGAGCGGGCGATGACGTTCGACGAGGACGGTGAGACGGACGCCGCCGAGCGGTACGCCGAGCTGACCGGCGCGGTGATCGAGGACGTCGAGGAGCTCGACGACGAGGACCTGGACGAGCTCGACTTCGCCGACTTCGGTGACCTGGGCCAGGCCACTGATGAGGGAGAGCGGGACGCCGCCGCCCCAGCCGACGTCCTCGACGCTGCCGAGGACGTCGAGGTGGAGGAAGACCTTGGCGACGACGTCGAGGAGCCCAAGGCGCTCGGCGAGGACGCTTCCGGCGTGACGCCGGCGCCGGGCGGCGAGGCGGCGGACGCGGGGCCGGGCCGGGCCGATGAGGCCTCCGCCACGGCCGAGCGGGACGCCGGCGAGGGCGCGCCTGAGGCCGGGTCGCCGTCCGGTCCGAGTGTCGTCGGCGATGTCCTCAGCCCCGAACCGGCCGGTTCCTCCGAGGATGACGCCCCGGGCGCCTCCGGTGACAAGGCCGGGGACGTTCCTGGCGGCCGGACGGCCGGCGCCGCGGGCTCGTCCCCGGTGGTCAGGACCGAGACGAAGATCTCGGGGTTGGAGCCGGGCATGGCTCCGGCGTTCATCGAGCCTGATTTCGGCGACGTGGACCCCGGCGACCCGGAGGACGCCCTGGACGACCGCGATATTCCCGCCGCGGACGAGCAGGGCAAGCGGAAGGCCTGA